A window of Salmo trutta chromosome 33, fSalTru1.1, whole genome shotgun sequence genomic DNA:
caggaccgagtttgggattCCCTGGGCTAGAGCGcatgtatagcctacatgatgagattgttatggacaaaagagcgacatcatttttATTTGACAAAAGACAGCCAAGCATtgatgatcatgtcaccagaataagaccttcaatatttattggaaaggagcaccaACCTGTGAATGAACAGAATTGATTTAAtctatagcctaataaactgcatgcttcccgatgagttgtagtgggaggaccacagtACATGTCATtgcatgactccaagtttacttccatatgatagttattatatcaatatttgcacataaaaggGTTTCCTTTGTCTAGCAAATttagttttgtcgacatttggaaagtttaccaaaaaatgttctgtttccatcaggcctgtcattacTGTTTTATCCAACATGTAGgctactttactcacataaaaaggttggacACCTGTTTTGTAGTGATCACAGCCAGAAAGTCATAATTTTGGCTAAATCCcacatttctacaatttatcttcttaaaatgtgatttattaCCTAACTGTAACAcgaaccttaaccacactgctaaccttatgtctgattaagacaacaacaaaaaacacatttgtgttttcatgaatttgtcagccaatcagcattcatggcTCTAACTACTCAGTACATAATTTTGCATATAGTCACAGTGTACAGTCTTGGGTAATACATTTGGCAGAATAATCAATTGCTCTGCTCTTTCTATCCTACCCGTTGTCTCAgtacaaacatttcgctacacccgtaataacatctgctaaatatgtgtatgcgactaatacaattttattttattttgatttgaagTAGGCTGTGTTGTGAAGTCGACACGACCGACTGCGAAAGTGCGCATGCTCCAGCACTCGCGTGCGTGGGAAACTTCATTGGATACGTCACGGTGTATACGGACACTTGTCTACCGGATTTCTATCACTGTTCTGAAAGAAAACCCATTCTGAAGAAAATATATTGTTTGCCGTGTTTTCACTGGACATCTAGCCTACCTCAACTCAGCTTGAAAGGACAAAATACGTTTATAAACGCTCCAAACAGGTAGGCATGATTATTAAGGTGCGCACAGTTACAGTTAATAGCCTGTAAAAAGTTTGTGTTTAACAACAAATGGTTTAGGACAAACTAAAATATCCTATAATAATAGAGAATAGAGTTCACAAATGTAGTATTCAACAGTTTACTACTGATAGATCACCGAGTTATCAATATGGGTCTTAATTTTGGAGAGAGCTGCATTATTGCAACCATATTGTGTCATATAAGGACGTGGGTGTATCTCAATACCAGACCCGCCTCCTTTCCTATGTTTTATTTCTTAGGCCTCACTAATATGAAAGGATTGGATATAAGTGAGTGCATTTTATCAGTCACTCCAGCTAAACAATATTGCTTGGGCCtcaaataggacaaatataactAACACCAACTGTTTTTGAGCCTGTGTCTGAGTGACAGGATTAACACTTTATTGGGTTGTAATGTAATGCAGACTTTGCTTTTGAATAGTTGGATGCACCTTGATGACATTCTTTTCATCTGTGTTCATCCTGCACACACACCCTTCCTCCTAGTTACATCATGCTGTGGTATTTTATTTTCACAGGATGTGATTCACAGTTTCACACTCATGCCATAATTAGGTAGGTGTGTTTGTATTGGCCTACCCAAGCTTTCACAATCACATTGAACCATGGTAAAGatgacttcacaactggtaatgAGTAAGAGAAGCCTTTCCCTTGGACCTAGGATGGCCAAGAGGTCAAGACACAAAGTGACCACTGGAATTCCGTCAAGGGACAAGATGTGCTTTTGAGTAGGAATAAAGGAGCAATTGTCTTACAAATGTACCACAGTACgaggaataaaaataaaaaacacatccAGATTACGAGTAGTAATCATCAGTAATTGCTATAATGCATAAATGAAAACACCCAAATCAGCTTTCCTTTTCCACACTGCCAAGAGTGATACTCAGACAATCACACAGAGATTACATCTACTCATGTATCCATGGAAACCATAGCTGTCAATCCAACTGACTGAGTGGGGTAATTTATGAACTAATGCTCACCAGAATATCTTGGACTCCGAGTGTAGCAAGGTCTGTCTGTTTAAATATGTTCTGTTGATTCTGTTGAGTTGAGAGTGGCACTTCATGAATGCCTTTATATTAGATGGCCTGCGTCTGCTCCGTTTCCCTGTGCCAGCTGTTGCTCTAGCACTACATCACATTTCAAGGACAACTGCATACATAAATAATGAGTAAGAGTGAGTCTTCAACAGTCATGAAAACAGGGTTTAGACATCATGATATCCATTTAGTATGCTGCTTACGTTCTCATGAAAACTCTGTTAAAAAATTCCCTGGTTCAGATAAGTTTCTTCTACACAGTCTTAATATTTTGTGAATTTGTTGTTTTTGAAGTACCAGGTTTCTTTATGCCTATTTGCATATAAGACTAAGTACAGTACCCTGTAGTTAGTTTCAACTTCAAGGGCAATGATTGGCTGTCTCATTGGACCACAGGCTGGCTTTGCACTTCACGTGTCTCTCTGATCAAGGTTGTCAAAAAATAAGCAAGAGctgagcgagggagggagggaggagagagcaaaCAAGAGGGGAGATTATAAAAGTATTACATTGGATTTCTTGAGTATCAGTGAGTAGCACTATGTGAATGTATTATAGGTAGACATAAACCACATCCGTTTATTTACATGAAAGTGTGTACAACAATGGTATTGCCTTGTTGTTCATAGGATGACTGAGGTGATTAACACACAGGAACCTGTGATGGAGGACTTCACTGTAGCTGGAGCTGTGTCAGGGGATCAGGGCATATCCTTTCAGGTGAGTCTACTATTGcctcaatccatccatccatcaattcACCAGTCACTCAACCAAGAGATTAATTGACATCCTACCAATGAAACAATTACAAATGTGCCTTTCATTTTGGATCTTTCTTGTAAAATGTTGTATGAGCTCTCATTGCAAGGATCTCAAAACACCATACTGAgatacagcttctacccccaagccataagactgctgaaccaTTAATcaatataaccccccccccccccgttattacactgctgctactcagtgtttattatctatgcatagccactttatccctacctaaaTTTACAAATTCCTTGACTAACCTGGACCCCCGTTTATTGTTAttatattgtgttactttttatttattacTTAAGTTGATTTAGtaagtattttcttaactgcattgttggttaagggcttgtaagtaaggatttcacggttgtattcggcgcatgtggcaaataaaatttgatttgatgtggtcgtctcacctagctatcttaagattaatacactaactgtaagtcgctctgaataagagtgtctgctaaattactaaattgTAATACTTCTTGTGTCCAGATTTTCCCAGATACCCATGAGCGGAATCCCAAGCTGTCCAAGAGACTTCCTTCTATTGTGGTGGAGCCCTCTGATGGGGGCAATGTGGAGAGTGGGGAACTCCGCTGGCCCCCTAAGGATCCCAACTCTGCTGAGGTCCCAAGTGGGATACAGccctacaaacacacacctcttcaGACCACACAGGACCAGACTGCAGGTAGGATAACCTGGCATGATATTCTATTACCCCaattcaaagtgtgtgtgtgactctttCCCTATCTGAGTGTGACACCTCTCTCCATGCGTCTCCCAGATGAAGATCTGAATCTTGGGGTGCAGGACAGCAGTGAAGTGGTGtctggggctgtagtggaggaaTCTAACTGAGAAGATCATCCATCCACCTCCACAGCTGCTCTCGCTGTGAATGTGTCCAGAGTAAGATAGATAGGCAGGGGCACGGAAGA
This region includes:
- the si:ch73-49p17.1 gene encoding protein LBH, with product MTEVINTQEPVMEDFTVAGAVSGDQGISFQIFPDTHERNPKLSKRLPSIVVEPSDGGNVESGELRWPPKDPNSAEVPSGIQPYKHTPLQTTQDQTADEDLNLGVQDSSEVVSGAVVEESN